CGGTTTCCGTCACATAGCGTCGGAGTTGCACCTGACCTAAACTGAGCTGTTTTAAGGCTTCCGGTTGCTGGAGGTTGACCCCCAAATCCTGGAGAATCTGGGCCACAATGCCGTAGCTTTCCGGGTGAACAGCGGTGTTATCCAGGGGGTTCTTGCCATGGCGAATGCGCAGAAAACCAGCACATTGTTCAAAGGCTTTGGGTCCAAGTTTGGGGACTTTGAGGAGTTCTTTGCGATCGCGGAAAGCTCCCTTTTCGTTGCGGTAAGCAATGATATTGCCCGCCACGGTGCCACTTAACCCCGACACATAGGTGAGCAATTCTTTAGAGGCGGTGTTGAGATCTACCCCCACATAGTTAACGCAACTTTCCACCGTTTCTTCCAGCTTCTGTTTCAGTTGCTTTTGGTCCACGTCATGTTGATATTGCCCCACCCCGATCGACTTGGGGTCTAATTTCACCAGTTCCGCCAGGGGATCCTGGAGACGGCGACCAATGCTAATGGCTCCCCGCACGGTGATGTCGAGATCGGGAAATTCGGCGATCGCCACCTCACTGGCAGAGTAAATGGAAGCTCCCGCTTCATTGACCATGACCGTAATGGGGGCGGAATCCATGCCCTGGAGGGCTTCCCCCACAAAAGCTTCCGTTTCCCGACTGGCGGTGCCGTTACCAATGGCAATCAGTTGGATCTGGTGCTGTTGCACCAACCGTTTTAGGGTTTCAGCGGCTTGGTGGCGCTCCTGCTTAGATTGGTGGGGGAAAATGGCCTGATAGTGGAGAAACTGCCCCGTGGGGTCAATAACCGCCACCTTACAGCCGGTGCGAAACCCCGGATCAATGGCCAAGGTGGGCTTCATGCCCGCAGGGGCGGCTAACAGTAATTCCCGCAAATTAGCCTCAAAGGTTTGGATCGATTCCCCATCGGCCCAGGCTTTTTTCTCGTTAATAATGCCCTTGGTGATGGAGGTTTTCATTAATCGTTGAAAGGCATCCCGAATCAGGGGTTGATAAACCGGGTGCAAGGCGGGATTAGACGAGCGAATCACCTGGGCAGTCAACTGCAACAGCACAGCCTCTTCATCAAACACCAGTTGCACGTCCAGCACCCCCTCCCGTTCCCCCCGCAGCAGGGCCAAAAGATTATGGGGGGCAATTTTAGCCAGGGCAATGTCATAGCTGCGGTATAGCTCAAACTTGGTGCTACCTTCCGGAAAGTCTGCCTTGATCTGGCTGTGGAATCGCCCCGATCGCAGCACCATCTCCCGCACCATGGCCCGCAGTTCTGCCCGCTCGGCCACCCCTTCTGCCAGAATATCCGCCGCTCCCTGCAATGCTTCCGCCACTGTGGCCACCCCCTGGTCTGGGTTGACATAGTTGGCTCCCTCCTGTTCCAAGTCTGCTGCTGTTAGGGATTTTGCCCCCAGAATTTCACCACTATTGCAGCGATCTAACCACTGGGCTAGGGGTTCTAAGCCTTGTTCACGGGCGATAGTGGCACGGGTGCGCCGTTTAGGCTTGTAGGGTAGGTAAAGATCTTCTAATTCGGTTTTTTGGAGACAGTGGGTGATGGTGGCCTTTAACGCTGGGGTGAGTTTGCCTTGGTCG
This region of Prochlorothrix hollandica PCC 9006 = CALU 1027 genomic DNA includes:
- a CDS encoding Tex family protein yields the protein MVNLVPLLTQELSLQSWQIEQALSLLQEGATVPFIARYRKERTGEMDEIQLRHLQDRHQYLQELEDRKQTVLKAIADQGKLTPALKATITHCLQKTELEDLYLPYKPKRRTRATIAREQGLEPLAQWLDRCNSGEILGAKSLTAADLEQEGANYVNPDQGVATVAEALQGAADILAEGVAERAELRAMVREMVLRSGRFHSQIKADFPEGSTKFELYRSYDIALAKIAPHNLLALLRGEREGVLDVQLVFDEEAVLLQLTAQVIRSSNPALHPVYQPLIRDAFQRLMKTSITKGIINEKKAWADGESIQTFEANLRELLLAAPAGMKPTLAIDPGFRTGCKVAVIDPTGQFLHYQAIFPHQSKQERHQAAETLKRLVQQHQIQLIAIGNGTASRETEAFVGEALQGMDSAPITVMVNEAGASIYSASEVAIAEFPDLDITVRGAISIGRRLQDPLAELVKLDPKSIGVGQYQHDVDQKQLKQKLEETVESCVNYVGVDLNTASKELLTYVSGLSGTVAGNIIAYRNEKGAFRDRKELLKVPKLGPKAFEQCAGFLRIRHGKNPLDNTAVHPESYGIVAQILQDLGVNLQQPEALKQLSLGQVQLRRYVTETVGEPTLRDILEELDKPGRDPRAQFTYAQFRDDIQTLADLQVGMELEGVVTNVANFGAFVDIGVHQDGLVHISQLADRFVSDPQQVVKVGQVVKVRVQEVNPALKRIGLSMKAVGQDQGAAPHPQATQKATAAGDRPRPARPQKTPSSPPKAQDSQPSIKDLKARFNRKA